The genomic interval CCCAGGACAGCCTGGCTCAGGCTTTGGTGCATTTCCGGCGAGCCGTCGAGGCGGACCCGGGCTACGCCGCCGCCCATGCCGCTCTCGCCGGTGCCCACAACATGGCCGTGGAGTACGGACTGCTGGCGCCGCAGCAGGGCTTCTCGCGGGCTCGCACCGCTGCCGAGCACGCGCTAGGCCTGGCTCCCGGGCTCGCCGAAGCCCATGCCGAGCTGGCCTTCCTGCGCCACCGCTGGGACTGGGACTGGGATGGTGCCGAGGCCGCCTACGACCGCGCCCTGGAACTGAACTCCAATCTGGCTTCGGTTCATCGGAATCGGGCGGAGTTCCTCTCCCAGATGGGACGTCACGTCGAAGCCCTCGAGGGGGTGCGGCAAGCTCGCAGGCTCGATCCTCTGTCACGAATCGTGGGTGCCGTGGAGGGCTGGTTGCTGTACCACGCCCGTCGGTTCGAGGAAGCTGCCGAGGTGGCCCGCCGGATCTGCGAGCTCGATCCCCGCTTCCCGGTGGCGGCTTTCGTCCTGGGCCGAGCGCGCCTCCAGCAGGGTCGCTCCGAGGAGGCCGTGGAAGCCTGCCGCCGGGCCGTAGAGCTATCCGGCGGCAGCCCGTTCACCCTGGCCGGTCTGGGGGTCGCCTGCGCCGCCTCCGATCGTCGGCAAGAGGCACAGGTGGTCCTGGCTCAGCTGACGTCGCCTGGGAGGTCCGCCCCGGAAACGGCGCCGTCCCCGTTTCTCCCGGCCAAAGTGCATCTCCACCTGGGGGGAAGGGCAAAGGCCCTGGATCTGCTCGAAGAGGCTTGTGAGACCCGCTCCAGCTGGATGGTCGATCTAGGCGTGGATCCGGAGCTCGACCCGCTGCGTCCGGAACGCCGCTTTCGAAGACTACTGGCACGCATGAGATTGCCGGGCTGAGCCGGGAGACATAGTCGGTGCAGGCTAGGATGCCTCCGCTCGCACCGGTCTT from bacterium carries:
- a CDS encoding tetratricopeptide repeat protein; translated protein: MRRDRHILRFGLFEADLETGELWRRGLTVPLQEQPWQVLSVLLDRGGGLVTRDELTRSLWPEGHHVDAEHGLNAAVNKLRDALGDSAANPRFIETVRRRGYRFLAPVHASRPSEGSRGRELLAALPFESAGGEADLEDFADGLTEEMMTRLGGLAPQRLAVIARTSVQQFKGRAPTADRLGEELGVDHVLQGVVRRSGERVRVSAQLVATADQTLLWAESYEHPLTDVFTLQRQITEDVAGSLARALLGEPVAAPSEPLPAPAARRKLLEGLRLFNERTQDSLAQALVHFRRAVEADPGYAAAHAALAGAHNMAVEYGLLAPQQGFSRARTAAEHALGLAPGLAEAHAELAFLRHRWDWDWDGAEAAYDRALELNSNLASVHRNRAEFLSQMGRHVEALEGVRQARRLDPLSRIVGAVEGWLLYHARRFEEAAEVARRICELDPRFPVAAFVLGRARLQQGRSEEAVEACRRAVELSGGSPFTLAGLGVACAASDRRQEAQVVLAQLTSPGRSAPETAPSPFLPAKVHLHLGGRAKALDLLEEACETRSSWMVDLGVDPELDPLRPERRFRRLLARMRLPG